The stretch of DNA TAGCCGTTTTCTCATGCGCTAATTATTTAGTTAGTTTGTTTTTTATAAAGCGATATGCACCGAAAAAGATAAAGGCGAATGCCGCCACAATAATAATATCTAATACTGTAGTCATAAGGTGTACCTCCGTTTTTAACATGATTCTATATTACTAATAGTTTACTCTGATTTCAATGTAAACGTTTTTAGAGTATGTAGTAGAGAGCGTGTAACAGTACTACTTTGAACATACAAAAAATTATTAAGCGCCGTGCCCTTCCTTACCTTTTTACATAGTATAAGTTGAAGGGGTAGGGGATATTATGAAAACAACTTTAATGAAATATTTAGGATTGACGCTTGTTTTAATTGTATTTTTATATAGTTTTTTGGCGGTTATGACTTATCAAAATATACAACTGCAAATTGTTAAACTCCAACAATTAGAAGAGCAATATGATAAGAGAGAAGCACAAGGAGAAGTTCCATCTAAATTACGGCAAGACTATGAACGACAATATAATACGTATCAACGACAACTTTCAAGAGTTCAGTCATTTTGGATGAAATGGATCTTTGATTTTCCAGAATTTCGAAGTCCTTCATAAAAGATGAATACTAACAAAAAACACCATTAGTGGTGTTTTTTTGTTTTACTGATTGATGGTTTGTGATTGATTTTGAAAGAAGTTGATGGAAAATGAATGTTTTTGGTTGATTTATGCAAACACTTACAATACAATATACAGTGAAAGTTAAATGATAAGGTATCTTCTCGATAATGAATACAATCGTCGTTAGAAAAGGTGATGGAATGTTAACACCAGAAAGACAAAAAATAATATTAGATTTGTTGCAAGTACAAGAAATAGTAAAAATTCAAGAGTTAATTGATATAACAGGCGCATCAGAATCAACAATCCGTAGAGATTTAAGTCAGCTCGAACAAGAAAAAAAATTAAAGCGAGTTCATGGTGGAGCTTCTAGACTTCATCAAAAAGGCGAAGAATTAAGTATTCAAGAGAAATCTTCTCAAAATCTCACTAAGAAAAAGGAAATTGCTGAATTAGCAGCTTCTATTATCGAAGACGGAGATTGCATCTATATTGATGCTGGAACAACGACATTACAACTCATTACAAAAATAACGAAAAAAAATATAACCGTTGTTACTAATGGATTTGCCCATATTCAAATCCTTACGGAAAAAGGAATTCCTACTTATGTAGTTGGGGGCTATATGAAGCCTAAAACAGGGGCGATCGTGGGAAGTAAGGCAGTAGAAAGTTTAAGTAGTTATTACTTTGATAAAGCATTTATTGGTGCAAATGGTGCTCATCCAACTGCTGGCTATACAACACCAGATCCAGAAGAAGCAAACGTCAAACAGTTAGCAATTAAACAATCAAGACAAGCTTACGTCTTGATTGATGATACAAAAATGAATGATATAACGTTTATTAAAATTGCCGATTTAAAAGAAGCAACGATAATAACGAACCAAATCGAAAAAGATGTAAAGACAACCTATGAACAAAAAACAACAGTGATGGTGGTGCAACAATGATCTATACCGTAACATTAAACCCTTCGATTGATTACGTAATGAGTATTTCTTCATTTCAGGAAGGTGTTGTCAACAGAGCCTCCCAAACTATGTATTATCCGGGTGGAAAGGGGCTTAACGTATCGAGAGTGCTAACAAAATTAGGGACAAGCACAACTGCTCTAGGGTTTGTAGCTGGGTTCACGGGAAACTTCATTAAAGAAAAATTATTAGAGGAACAAGTTAATG from Sutcliffiella cohnii encodes:
- a CDS encoding DeoR/GlpR family DNA-binding transcription regulator translates to MLTPERQKIILDLLQVQEIVKIQELIDITGASESTIRRDLSQLEQEKKLKRVHGGASRLHQKGEELSIQEKSSQNLTKKKEIAELAASIIEDGDCIYIDAGTTTLQLITKITKKNITVVTNGFAHIQILTEKGIPTYVVGGYMKPKTGAIVGSKAVESLSSYYFDKAFIGANGAHPTAGYTTPDPEEANVKQLAIKQSRQAYVLIDDTKMNDITFIKIADLKEATIITNQIEKDVKTTYEQKTTVMVVQQ